From the Paenibacillus tianjinensis genome, the window CGCAGGGGAATTAATGATGCTCTCTCTCTAGGCTTGACCGCGGTGCATACCGAGGATTTACGGCTGCTGGGCAGCGTGGAAACCATGCTGCGGATCCACCGCGAGCTGAGGGACGAAGGGCTGTTCTTCCGCACGCATCAGCTGCTGTACTACCCCTTCCTGCAGGAGGTAGAGAAACTGGGGCTTGCTGCCGGCAGTGGAGACAAGTGGCTGCGGCTCGGAGCAGTTAAGCTGTTTGCCGACGGAGCCATCGGCGGACGGACTGCCCTGCTGGAGCAGCCTTACAGCGATGCACCGGAGACTTCCGGCATCGCAATCCATACTCAGGAGGGGCTGAATGAAATCGTCAGAGCGGCCCGCAGGCTCTCCTATCCCGTAGCTGTGCATGCTATCGGGGACGCTGCTGCGCGGATGACACTAGCCGCGATGGAACATGTCCGTCTGCCGCAGGATGCGGCCCTTCCGGACCGGTTCATTCACGCGCAGGTGCTGAATCGCAGTCTGGTAGAACAGATGAGCAGCCTGCGGCTGATCGCCGATATCCAGCCGCGTTTCGTGGCTAGCGACTTCCCCTGGGTACTGGACCGGGTAGGTCCGGCAAGAACAGAATATCTCTATGCCTGGGCGAAGCTATTGCAGGCCGGAATTACATGCGCCGGGGGGAGTGATGCGCCGATTGAGCCGCTGAGCCCGTTTTTGGGAATGCATGCCGCAGTGACGCGCAGTAAGCCGGGAGAGCGGAATGGGGGCTATCTGCCGGAGGAAAAGCTGAGCCTTGGGCAGGCGCTTCGACTGTTTACGGAAGGCAGTGCGGCTGCTGCCGGGGAAGAACGGGATCGGGGCCGGATAACTCCCGGCTATCAAGCGGATTTTACGGTAATAGACCGGGCGATCATGACAGATGCCGAGGAACTGCTGCGGGCGAAGGTGCGGATGACAGTTGTCAACGGTATAGCAGCTTACAGTGCGGATTAACAGCGGTATGCAGTTTCTGCGGACGTGTTAGGTGAAGAGGCCCAAGTTTATGCAACCCTGACAACGGGTTAAACGTTAATAAGGGTAGAGATTACGATACCCTGTTAACTTGAGGAGGCCGTCAACATGAGATCACAACGTTCATTACCGGCAGTCGCGGCAGTGGCTGTACTGATGCTGGCGATAACGGCATGCGGAGGCAAAAGTCCTGTTGAAGCACCCGGAGAACCCACGGCTACCGCTTCTCCGCCTGTGGCCGAGAGTACTATTGCACCGTCAATCAGCCCGGCCGCTTCTGCAGAAGCACAGACGATTCAGAGCACCGGCACTTATGTCGGTCAGATTGATAATCATTCTGTAGAGATAGAGACCGAAGAAGGCCCTATTGCTTTTGAGCTGGGGCTGGGCACTGAGAATGCGCCTGCAGAGCTCGAGATGAATGATCCTGTCATTATCGAATATGTGGAAAAAGCAGTGGAAGGTGACCCTTCTGTTGTACAGCGGGTACTTTCCAAGCTGATTAAGGCGTCTGACTCCGGAGAAGATGCCCAAGCTGGATCCTTGCCCGAAACGAAAGTGATCAAGCTTACGCTCGAAGGGATGGAGGAAGAGAAAACGGCCAGCCTCGCCGAAGGTGAAGGGTATTCACTGTATGTATTTGATATATTCACCTTCGACAAATCCAGTAACAAGCTGGCGATGAAGGTAGACCCTGGCTATTATGCTGAAATTACCAAGCTGCCTTCCGATTTTAATCTGGATGCTTTGACTGAGGAAGGCCGTGAAGAGCTTTCGGCTACGGGAGAAGTCACCGCACTCAGCCAAGAGGAGCGGGATCAGCGGATGTCCGGACTAAGACTATACCTGACTGCAATGGGCTCCGGCCTCACCCGCCAATATATCGTTAAGGAAATTGACGGGCAGGGCTACATTATCAAGCTGAATATTCCCCAGCGTGAAGCCTCTGAAGGTTTCGGTCCGCATATCTATGCATCGCTGGAATCGATTGTCAACCGCTAATTAAGCAGCAAGAAGGCCGTCCCCAACATTCTGGGAACGGCCTTTTTTACAATGAAACTAAAAAAGCATCAGTAATATCACGCACCGGCATTGACCAGTATCGTAGCGATCAGCAGCATGAACAGCAGGAGGATCGCTCCATTAATTATGGTACCGATAATGGCGAATACTTTCCGGCGCCGGCGGAGCGTGAGCCCGATAATGCCGATGACAGCACCAATTACATTAACGGCAGCGAGAATCAGTACGGTTAGCCCCAGGAACATAATGGTTGCGGAAGAATCAGCGATCACTTCATTGCTGTTGCTAAGAATATCAGAGGCTTGCATGCCTACGAATACGAAGGAAACCGCATAGCCAATCAGTGTAACCAAGGCGATGACAAAAGAAGCGATACCTGGTCCCGAATGCTTGAAATCACGTTTGTTTTCCTGAAATACATACTCTTGTTCATTATTCGCCGGCGCTCCATGTCCGGACAAAGATGGGTCCGCCGGATCTTCCGGCAGCTCTGATCTTGGTGGTGGATTATAATCCATGCATTGCACTCCTCGTGAATGGGGTTGAATAATTACTACTTTCACTTTTTCACAAGACAGCAGGAAATGCAAGCGTAATGATGAAAATTATGAAATGGTCTGAGCTGGAATTCAACGCTGCTGATAAGTTAAGATAAGGAGAGCTAAAGGATAAGGAGTTGTAACTGCGATGCAGCGAAGATTTATGGCTTGGGGGGCATTGCTGGCAATGCTGTCAGTGGGGATCGGCGCCTTCGGGGCGCATATGCTGAAGACAGTGATCAGTGAGGAACATTTGCAGGTGTATGAGACCGGAGTTCATTATCATATGGTGCATGCACTAGGCCTGATCCTGATCGCCCTGGCTGCAGGACAATGGGGAGAAAGTGCCCGCCTGCGCTGGGCAGGACGGCTGCTGATTGCAGGCATAGTATTGTTTTCTGGTAGCCTGTATGTACTAAGTATCACTGGCATTAGTATTCTGGGAGCCATTACCCCTTTGGGTGGTGTATGCTTTATCGCCGGCTGGATTTGTTTGGCCTGGGAAGCTTTTTCCCGCAAAAGCTGATTCTGGTATCATAATGAAAAACAAGCACCTGCCCGCTGAATGACTCCCGGGAGGTGCTTGTTTGCATTGCTGAGAGGAAGGCCCTTACACAAATTCATCGATTTCATTAAGGTTGAATGTATAGACTTGCTTCTCATCCACATGATAGACGCTTATCGTGTAGGTTGCATCATCAAAATTCAGAATACGGCAGGGCATAGACATCTGCTTGCCTGGACTGTTTGTCCGGAGACGGACTAATTGGTTGTTCTTAATATATTGCCGGATTTTTGCAAAGGCATCGGCTGGAATTTCAGGTGCCGACTTGGAGGCATTGCGCTTATCTGTTTGCTCGTTCGCCGGCTTTACTGGCAATTTAATGGGGATGGGCTGTGCAGACTCTTGTTTAAGGGCCATTTTTGCCGAACGGAGAAGTGTATCTATCGTTCTTCCCAGCTCAAGACCCGAGTTAATGTTGAAATCTGTAACTTTGTCGCTATTATTCAACACTTCCAGTAAAAATTGCAGTGCAAGCGGGTTGGTACGGGCATTAATCAAGATGTCGACGTTAAACAAATAGTTACCGTCCGTGTTTTGTAGTTTCTTGTCCATATATCCCCCAGCTTTGTCGTTAAATCGATTGGTAAATCAAATAAACTATACCACTAAACAGGCAATAATCATATAGCTGTTTACTTGAAATAAGGACTAACGGCACCGGTATTTGTAAGCGGATAGGCTCATTCGTCCACACGCGTATCACGTTAGACGCATACACATACAACGTGCATATGAAAAAAGGAGGAGCTGCAAATTGGTTACGATAGAGCCTGTTCAGGTAGGCGGTCATACTCTGGTAGGTGTCGAGGTTAAGCTGCCTAAAACAACCCTGCTGACAGTCAGCACAAGCCGGGGATATATCATGTGCGGAGCACTCGACGTGGGCCTGCTTAATGAAACACTTAGCGACCGGAAGATCATTGCAGCAAGGGCAGTAGGTGTGCGTACCTTAGCGCAGTTGCTTGCCGCTCCGCTGGAATCTGTTACTATAGAAGCGGAGAATCTGGGTATTGTGCCAGGAATGACTGGTACGGAAGCACTGCTTCTCATGCTCTGAGTAACACTTAAAGCACTGTAACAGTTATGAGGGGTCTCAAAGGCCCCTTATGTTTACCTGGCTCCAAAAAAAGAGCATAAGGCCGAGATAGATGGTCATCCTACGAGTAGGTGAAGGCTGCAGCTCTGCCGCAGCCAGCTGAGGAGGGACAGCTTGTCTTTGTTTCGTCCTTCATCCGGAAGGGTAAAATGAATATAGACAACTGCAGCCGGAAGATGGACATGCTCGCCGGCAAAAATTATGGATAAGGATGGGATCACTAATGGCTAAAGCATCTAACAAGGTCAATACGGCTTCTCTGGAACAAGTACTTAACAGACAAGTAGCGAACTTGAACATACTATACGTCAAAATTCATAATTATCACTGGTATGTAAAAGGAGAGCAATTTTTCTCCCTGCATGTGAAGTTTGAAGAGCTGTATGATGATGTTACCCTCAAAATGGACGAGGTGGCTGAACGCCTGCTCAGCATCAAGGGCAGCCCGGCAGCGACCATGAAAGAATATCTGGAAATCGCTACAATTCAGGAAGCAACCGGCAAGGAAGATACCCGGGGCATGGTACAGACCCTGATTGAGGATTTTGCAACGGTAGCTGAGGAATTAACAGAGGGCATTGAGCTTGCCGAACAGATCAGCGATCAGCCGACCGCCGATTTATTCATCAAGATCCGTACCGATCTCGAAAAAAATCAATGGATGCTGCGTTCTTTCCTGGGCTGAGAAGCGTAAAGTAACTTCTAAGGACAAATGGAATAGAGCCTCCCGTGTGGAGGCTTTATTTTTTTGCAGCTGAGGGCACAATTGAATGAAAGTTTCGTGTACATATGTGATTCATGCAATTTGTAGACAGCTGCTGCAAGTTATATAATTCTTAATAAACTTCCTGTTTGTCATCCCGAGGATTGAAAGGAGAGGTCGCCGTTGAATATTAACCCGGTAGCTCTGAAGGAGTGGGCTTCTGCCGTACAAGCTTTAACCGAAGGACAGCAAATCATGCTGCTGCGCAAGGGGGGCATTGAAGAAGAAACGAGGCGTTTTGAGCTAAAAAGCCCTTCATTCTATCTTTATCCCACTTATGAGCATCAGCGTACAGAACTGCTCAAGGAGCAGTTCCGCCATCTGGTGGGCCAGACTTTGGCCGATGAAGCGGCAAGCACCGAGACCGTTCCATTACGCGCATATGCTGAAGCTGCAGACGATTTGGAAGTCCATGACCTGGAACAGCTGAAGCGGCTGTATCCTTATCACATCTGGAGTGAAGACTTGGCCGCTGAAAGACTGCGCTGGAAAGCCAAGGAGCCGCTGCATGTCCTGCTGCTTCGCGTGTACGTCCCGGATACTCCGGTTACGATTCAAGTGCTTCCGGAATATTCAGGCTGCCGGTCCTGGATTGAGCTTACGAATGCTCCCGCTTTACAGCAATGGCGGCCAGTCCTCAGCGATGATGCATTTGACAAAAGGAGAGCAGAAATCATATCCGCTTTGCGGGAATAACTTCCTAATGAATAAGTGTTAAATGATAGTTGAAGGGTTTGAAAATTGAAAAGCAACAATTGTAAAAAGAAAGGCTTTGTAATAAAATTAGTGAGAATCATTGATAATCACTCGGATTCTGTTTATAATTATTATAATGTGATATAAAATCTAATTGTTCTGGCGATCAGGGAAATCCTGTGACAATACAACTTTCTGATTTCGCAAATTGATGAGTGGAGGGAATATTAATTATGGCAGCAGATTTTGTCATTGAGGGACTGAAAGCGACGATTGAAGGAAAAGAGATTCTGAAAGGGATCAATCTTCAGATGAAGGGTGGAGAAATCCATGCCATCATGGGACCGAATGGTACCGGTAAAAGTACCCTGGCCTCAGCATTGATGGGTCATCCGAAGTATGAAGTTACTGCTGGTACAGCTGTCCTTGAAGGAGAAGACCTGCTGGAGATGGCAGTTGATGAACGTGCGCGTGCCGGTCTGTTCCTGGCGATGCAGTATCCAAGCGAAATCTCCGGAGTCACTAACTCTGACTTCCTGCGCAGTGCGATTAATTCCCGACGTGAAGAGGGCAGTGAAATTTCCCTGATCCGGTTCATCCGTCAGATGGAAGCAAAAATGAAAGAACTGGAAATGAATCCCGAATTCCTGCACCGCTATCTGAATGAAGGTTTCTCCGGCGGTGAGAAGAAACGTAATGAAATTCTTCAAATGATGATGCTGGACCCCAAAATCGTCATCCTTGACGAAATTGACTCCGGCCTTGATATCGATGCACTCAAAATCGTTGCCGAAGGCGTGAACTCCATGAGAAGCCCAGAACGCGGCTTCCTGGTTATTACCCACTATCAGCGCCTGCTGAACTATATCAAACCAGATTTCGTACATGTCATGATGCAGGGACGTATTGTGAAATCCGGAGGACCTGAACTGGCTGAACGTCTGGAAGCCGAAGGTTACGAATGGGTTAAGGAAGAACTCGGCATTGAAGATGAAACTGTAGGACAGGAAGCATAAATAAGACGCCAGGAAGGAGGAAACCACTTATGACGACGCAAACCATTCTTCCGGTGGATGCCCAGCGGCTTAGCGAATTATCGCAGAGCAGCGGCGAGCCGGGCTGGCTTAAGGACAGCCGCCTGCAGGCGCTGGAGCTGGCAGCTGAGCTGGAATTGCCGAAGTTGGAGAAGACACGGATTGACCGCTGGAATGTGAACAATTACGGGAGCTACAAAGCAAGCAAGCCGCTGGCTCTGCTTAGCGAAGCTCCGGCTTCCATTACGGCCCTGATCAAGGACCAGGAAGAAGGCAGCCTGATTATTCAGCAGAATTCAGGTGTTATCTATACCCGTCTGGCGCCTGAGCTTGCAGCACAGGGAGTGATTTTTACCGATTTGCAGACAGCAGTCAAAGAACATGGCGAGCTTGTGCAGCGCTATCTGCATAAGGCTGTATTGCCGGGCGAGCATTCTATTGCGGCGCTGCATGCGGCGCTTTGGAACGGCGGGGTATTCCTCTATGTTCCTAAGAATGTTGTGATTGAAACTCCGATGCAGGCTGTATTGCTCACTGATGATGCAGAAGCTGCTTTTGTTCCGCATATTCTCGTAGTTGCTGATACCAACAGCTCCGTAACTTATGTAGACAACTATGTGTCGGACAAAGCTGAAGCAGGTCTGCACAACGGAGCCGTTGAAGTTTTCGTAGGTGCGGGCGCCAAAGTCCGTTACGCTACAGTGCATCAGCTGGGCACAGACACAACAGATGTAACTTACCGCCGTGCGGTTGTAGAGAATGACGGCACCATTGAATGGATTGTCGGCGAGATGAACTATGGCGATACAGCAAGTGATACCAAGTCAGTGCTTAAAGGCAACGGTTCAAGCTCTGATGCCAAGGTTATTGCTGTTGGTTCGGGCTCCCAGAAACTGAACTATACAACACAAGCGCAGCATTTTGGCAAAAATACGCCTAGTGACATGATCACCCGTGCAGTAATGCGGGATGCCGCCACTTCGATCATTAACGGAATTACGAAGATTGAGAAAGGCGCAACGAGAGCCGATGGACAGCAGACGGAAAAAGTACTGATGCTGAGCCCGAAAGCCCGCGGGGACGCCAATCCGATCCTGCTTATAGACGAAGACGATGTAACAGCAGGCCATGCCGCTTCCGTAGGACAGGTCAATTACGAGCAGGTGTATTACCTGATGTCCCGCGGAATTTCACGGCATGACGCAGAAAAACTGATCATATACGGCTTCCTGGCACCTGTAGTGTCGCAAATTCCACTGGAGGGACTGCGCAATCAGCTCCAATCTCTTGTGGAAAGGAAGTTAGGCCAATGATCAGCAGCAATATCCGGGAACAATTTCCCATCCTGAATCAGAATATCAACGGACATCCGCTCGTTTATCTGGACAGTGCAGCTACTTCACAGAAGCCGCTCCAGGTCATCGAGGCGGTGAAATCCTATTATGAATGGGATAATGCCAATGTCCATCGCGGCGTTCATACACTAGGCAGCCGGGCGACAGATGCTTACGAAGGTGCACGCGAGAAGGTGGCAAAGTTCATTCATGCCCGCAGTACCAAAGAGATTATCTTCACTCGCGGGACTACTACGGCACTGAATATTGTTGCTTCCTCTTACGGCCCTGCTGCAGTGGGTGAAGGCGACGAAATCGTCATTACCCAGATGGAGCATCACAGCAACTTTATTCCATGGCAGCAGCTGGCTAAGAAGACAGGGGCAACCCTGAAATTTATACCGCTGCAGAAGGACGGAACCGTTACGCTGGAGGATGCCGAGAACACGATCACGGATAAGACCAAGATTGTGGCGATCGCTTATGTATCCAATGTAATGGGAGTTACGAATCCGGTAAAAGAGCTTGCTGCGATTGCCCACCGCCATGGCGCTGTAATCGTTGTTGACGGGGCGCAGAGCACTCCGCATATGAAGGTGGATGTGCAGGACCTGGATTGTGACTTCTATGCTTTCTCCGGACATAAGATGCTGGCTCCTACCGGCATTGGTGCTTTGTACGGCAAAAAAGCTTTGCTTGAAGCGATGGAGCCGGTGGAGTTCGGCGGGGAAATGATTGATGATGTCGGCCTGTATGAATCTACCTGGAAAGAGCTGCCGTGGAAGTTTGAAGGCGGCACACCGATTATTGCCGGGGCTGTCGGGCTTGGGGCAGCCATTGATTTCCTGCAGGACATCGGCCTGGATAACATTCACAGTCATGAGATGCAGCTTGCGGCATATGCGGAGCAGCGGCTATCGGAGATCAGTGATCTGACGATCTATGGTCCCCGGAACCGCCAAGTGGGTGTAGTGACATTCAACCTGGGTGATGTCCATCCGCATGATGTGGCTACGGTACTTGATGCCGAAGGTATCGCTGTCCGTGCCGGGCACCACTGCTGCCAGCCGCTGATGCGCTGGCTTCAGGTCAGCTCAACCGCCCGGGCCAGCTTTTACCTCTACAATACCGAACAGGATGTAGATGCACTGGTTCAAGCTTTAATCAAGGCAAAGGAGTATTTCGCCTATGAACTTGGATGACTTGTATAGACGCGTAATTATGGATCATTATAAAAATCCCCGGAACCGCGGTTCATTTGAGGATGACGCACTAAAAATCGAACTGAACAACCCTACCTGCGGTGACCGTATTACGCTGCAGCTCAAAGTGGAGGACGGTATCGTCAAGGATGCCCGCTATAGCGGTGAAGGCTGTTCCATCAGCATGTCGTCCGCATCCATGATGACCGAAGCGGTCAAAGGGCAGACGATCGGCCATGCGCTAGAGCTTGCTGACCGGTTCTCTTCTCTGATGAAGGGTGAAGAAGCAGATTTCGGAGATTATGAAGATATAGAAGCCCTTTCCGGTGTTAATAAATTTCCGGCGCGGATCAAATGTGCCACCCTGGCATGGAACGCGCTTCGTAAAGGCATAGAAGTCGAAGAAGATCACCAACACCATTAGAAATAAGGAGGCTGATACCATGGCTAAGAAAGCGCCTGATATGGAGGAATACCAGTACGGATTCCGTGATGAGCACAAGTCGATATTTCAGTCTGGTAAAGGACTCACGGAAGAAATTGTACGGGAAATCTCCGCAATCAAGAATGAGCCGGAATGGATGCTGAATTTCCGTCTGAAATCTCTGGAGCAGTTCCGCAAGATGCCGATGCCTCAGTGGGGCGGCGACTTGAATGATCTCGATTTCGAAGACATCCAATACTATGTAAGACCTTCCGAGAAGCAAGGGAAGACCTGGGAGGAAGTTCCTTCCGAAATCAAGGAAACCTTCGATAAGCTGGGAATTCCTGAAGCGGAGCAGAAGTTCCTCGCGGGTGTCTCTGCTCAGTATGAATCAGAGGTTGTGTATCACAGCATGCAGCAGAACCTTGAGGATCAAGGGGTTATCTTCACCGATACCGATACTGCACTGCGTGAGCATCCTGAGCTGTTCAAGAAATTCTTCGGAACGATTATACCTCCGTCCGACAATAAATTTGCCGCACTGAACAGCGCCGTTTGGTCAGGCGGAAGCTTCATCTATGTTCCGAAAGGTGTGAAATGTGAAGTGCCTCTGCAGGCCTACTTCCGCATCAACTCGGAGAACATGGGACAGTTCGAGCGTACGCTGATCCTGGCAGACGAAGACAGCTTCGTGCATTATGTAGAGGGCTGTACGGCTCCAATCTACAGCACGAACTCCCTGCATAGCGCAGTCGTTGAAATTCTGTGTATGAAGAACGCACGTGTTCGTTATACGACAATTCAGAACTGGGCTCCGAACATCTACAACCTGGTAACCAAACGCGCTGTAGCCGAAGAGAATGCCACCATGGAATGGGTGGACGGCAACATCGGCTCCAAGCTGACCATGAAGTATCCTGCGGTTGTCCTTAAAGGCCGCGGAGCCAAAGGTTCGGTCCTGTCGATCGCGGTTGCAGGCAAAAACCAGCACCAGGATGCAGGCGCCAAGATGATTCACCTGGCACCGGACACAACATCAACCATCGTATCCAAATCAATCAGTAAACACGGCGGCAAGGTAACTTACCGCGGTCTGGCCTCCTTCGGGCGTCAGGCAGAAGGTGCGAAGTCGAACATCAAGTGCGATACGCTCATTCTGGATAACCAGTCCACCTCGGATACCATTCCTTACAACGAAATCATGAACGACAACATCGTGCTTGAGCATGAGGCAACGGTATCGAAGGTATCCGAGGAGCAGCTCTTCTACTTGATGAGCCGCGGCCTTACAGAAGCCGAAGCCACCCAGATGATCGTTATGGGCTTCATCGAACCGTTCACCAAAGAGCTGCCGATGGAATATGCGGTGGAAATGAACCGTCTCATCAAATTCGAGATGGAAGGCAGTATCGGTTAATTTTCTTGTTAACTTACAAATACGTATCCGTTTGTGTCTGGAGACTCTGGTGTCCAAGACATTCGGGTACGTATTTTTTATTTGCGTAAGGTACATATATATTGAAATCAGTCAGTGTTCTAATCGACAAAGAACTCCCATATGCCTAAAAGTAATTGGTTTTTCTATGAGGGAGGGATAAGATTGGATGCTTTTGTTACCCGGTCATTAGATGAAATACGTTTTTGGTCCAGGATCATGAAGGAGCACTCGCTTTTTCTTGGGTTAGGGTTCAGAGCGGAGGATACGCAATTAAAAAAGGAAGCAAACCAGTTCTATGCTATTTTTGAGGATATTGAGCGAAGAGCTCACGAGTTTCAAAGCGATGCGGACCCTTTTACCATTCAAGCTTTTAATAATGAAGTTCGTGTTGCGGCAACTAATATCTGGGCGTTTAAGAGAATGGTGCTGGGTCTCATACTTCAATGCAAACTCCCCGGTCAAACGAACTTTCCCCTGTTGGTGGATCATGTAAGCCGGGAAGCTAATTATTTCAGAAACCGCTTAGAAGAACTCAATGCAGGAAAACTCGAGCCCTTGCCAGATGCTATCATCGATGAAAATGTTTTTTTCTTAAAAATCATGGCCGACCACGCGAAATTTATTGGTCATTTGCTTGATCCGTCAGAACGGAAATTGGTTGAGCAGGCACGGGAATTTAGTAATGACTTTGATACGCTGGTGTTTCAAGCGGTTGATTTAAGCCATATGCGTCCACAATCTCAAACCGTCCCGCTTCTGAGTCAATTTGTTGATGAGAACCGGGTCTCTGTAAAATCATTGCGTGACTTCAAAAAAACTGCACGAGACTTAATCGAAGAATGCCGGATAAAAAGTATTATTCATCCTTTGTTGGCGGATCACGTATTTCGTGAGGCTGAACGGTTCCTCTTTATTCTCGATATGTTTGATCAATCCTTATCTGGAGTGAAGGTGAATAAGCGGGAAATCATCCATTAAATTCTCAGTGGAGCATAGACTGGGTGAAGAACGGGCTGAAACGGCCCGTTTTTTTATGTTGTTATTATTAACCACGGTACCAAACGGACAGCTAAGCCAAACCTGTGGCATCCATGAGGTTAACTGACGTTGCTGAAACAATTTCATTCGAATTCAAGTAATATTGCCGAGGAAATAACGGGGTGCAATCAGTGAGGGACAAGAATATTCTTGGACTCGGCTTTGGTAAATGGAATTATTATACATATATTCATTAAGCTGTGGACAGCTGACGGGAAAACCGTGTTGAATCTGGTCTTTACTTAATTGAACAGTATTTGAGAGGAAATGGGAGCAATTAAAGATACGGCCGTCATTTTGCCCCTGGTTAAGCCTGATTTAATCGGAAAAAACACGGAAAACGGCCATTTCTCCCCTTTGCCGCATTAAAACATGGGTGATAAACTGCTTAAAGTCCCTAAATTGGAAGCGCTAAAAAAATGGCTTGCGATGTGAGATTTACATCGCAAGCCAAATGTATCTTACGGAGCAGGCGCCGCTTCGCAGGAACAAGTCGTAAAGCCAAGTTTATGCTTATGAAGTAAGCTTACTTCGTAAAGCTAAGTTTATGCTTACGAAGCCAGCTTTACTTCGTAAAGCTAAGATTATGCTTACGAAGCCAGCTTTACTTCGTAAAGCTTTAAGGAGGAGAGATATGGATGTTCTCAGGCAACTGCGGGGCTTTTATCGGGAGAAGCTGCACTATTTAATTCTTTCGATTATAGCTTTGGCTGCCGCAACTGCAGTGGGGCTTATTACCCCTAATTTGCTAAGAAGGTTGATCGACGATGTAATTGTTCCCCTAAAGTTTACTGAGGTACCCGTATTGGCCCTCACCGTAGTAGCAGTAGTAATCGTGAAAGCCTGCCTGCAGTTTGCACACGGCTTTTTTGGAGGCCGGCTTGGTAATTATCTGGCTTACCGCCTGCGTAATGCCTGCTATGAGAAACTGCAGTTCCTGTCTTTCCGTTATTATGATACCGCTAAGACAGGCGAC encodes:
- the sufD gene encoding Fe-S cluster assembly protein SufD, yielding MTTQTILPVDAQRLSELSQSSGEPGWLKDSRLQALELAAELELPKLEKTRIDRWNVNNYGSYKASKPLALLSEAPASITALIKDQEEGSLIIQQNSGVIYTRLAPELAAQGVIFTDLQTAVKEHGELVQRYLHKAVLPGEHSIAALHAALWNGGVFLYVPKNVVIETPMQAVLLTDDAEAAFVPHILVVADTNSSVTYVDNYVSDKAEAGLHNGAVEVFVGAGAKVRYATVHQLGTDTTDVTYRRAVVENDGTIEWIVGEMNYGDTASDTKSVLKGNGSSSDAKVIAVGSGSQKLNYTTQAQHFGKNTPSDMITRAVMRDAATSIINGITKIEKGATRADGQQTEKVLMLSPKARGDANPILLIDEDDVTAGHAASVGQVNYEQVYYLMSRGISRHDAEKLIIYGFLAPVVSQIPLEGLRNQLQSLVERKLGQ
- a CDS encoding DUF423 domain-containing protein, yielding MQRRFMAWGALLAMLSVGIGAFGAHMLKTVISEEHLQVYETGVHYHMVHALGLILIALAAGQWGESARLRWAGRLLIAGIVLFSGSLYVLSITGISILGAITPLGGVCFIAGWICLAWEAFSRKS
- a CDS encoding amidohydrolase, giving the protein MTLTLFKNGNLSAVGRPEEDAVLVENGIIKAIGKSRELSLQLSGREHAVIDWDGGHVLPGLVDAHVHLGMHGMKLDMLDFTGMTSKEEMLQAIAKRAEITPPGEWILGLNWNENEFQPAVAPHMTELDEVTDRHPVFLTRTCFHAFLGNSEAFRRAGVTASTPDFASGAYGRDSEGKLNGWIYEDAVQPFNAVQPAPDYAALKKAVRRGINDALSLGLTAVHTEDLRLLGSVETMLRIHRELRDEGLFFRTHQLLYYPFLQEVEKLGLAAGSGDKWLRLGAVKLFADGAIGGRTALLEQPYSDAPETSGIAIHTQEGLNEIVRAARRLSYPVAVHAIGDAAARMTLAAMEHVRLPQDAALPDRFIHAQVLNRSLVEQMSSLRLIADIQPRFVASDFPWVLDRVGPARTEYLYAWAKLLQAGITCAGGSDAPIEPLSPFLGMHAAVTRSKPGERNGGYLPEEKLSLGQALRLFTEGSAAAAGEERDRGRITPGYQADFTVIDRAIMTDAEELLRAKVRMTVVNGIAAYSAD
- the sufU gene encoding Fe-S cluster assembly sulfur transfer protein SufU, yielding MNLDDLYRRVIMDHYKNPRNRGSFEDDALKIELNNPTCGDRITLQLKVEDGIVKDARYSGEGCSISMSSASMMTEAVKGQTIGHALELADRFSSLMKGEEADFGDYEDIEALSGVNKFPARIKCATLAWNALRKGIEVEEDHQHH
- a CDS encoding Dps family protein, whose product is MAKASNKVNTASLEQVLNRQVANLNILYVKIHNYHWYVKGEQFFSLHVKFEELYDDVTLKMDEVAERLLSIKGSPAATMKEYLEIATIQEATGKEDTRGMVQTLIEDFATVAEELTEGIELAEQISDQPTADLFIKIRTDLEKNQWMLRSFLG
- a CDS encoding DUF1802 family protein, which codes for MNINPVALKEWASAVQALTEGQQIMLLRKGGIEEETRRFELKSPSFYLYPTYEHQRTELLKEQFRHLVGQTLADEAASTETVPLRAYAEAADDLEVHDLEQLKRLYPYHIWSEDLAAERLRWKAKEPLHVLLLRVYVPDTPVTIQVLPEYSGCRSWIELTNAPALQQWRPVLSDDAFDKRRAEIISALRE
- a CDS encoding cysteine desulfurase, whose amino-acid sequence is MISSNIREQFPILNQNINGHPLVYLDSAATSQKPLQVIEAVKSYYEWDNANVHRGVHTLGSRATDAYEGAREKVAKFIHARSTKEIIFTRGTTTALNIVASSYGPAAVGEGDEIVITQMEHHSNFIPWQQLAKKTGATLKFIPLQKDGTVTLEDAENTITDKTKIVAIAYVSNVMGVTNPVKELAAIAHRHGAVIVVDGAQSTPHMKVDVQDLDCDFYAFSGHKMLAPTGIGALYGKKALLEAMEPVEFGGEMIDDVGLYESTWKELPWKFEGGTPIIAGAVGLGAAIDFLQDIGLDNIHSHEMQLAAYAEQRLSEISDLTIYGPRNRQVGVVTFNLGDVHPHDVATVLDAEGIAVRAGHHCCQPLMRWLQVSSTARASFYLYNTEQDVDALVQALIKAKEYFAYELG
- a CDS encoding YunC family protein: MVTIEPVQVGGHTLVGVEVKLPKTTLLTVSTSRGYIMCGALDVGLLNETLSDRKIIAARAVGVRTLAQLLAAPLESVTIEAENLGIVPGMTGTEALLLML
- the sufC gene encoding Fe-S cluster assembly ATPase SufC, which produces MAADFVIEGLKATIEGKEILKGINLQMKGGEIHAIMGPNGTGKSTLASALMGHPKYEVTAGTAVLEGEDLLEMAVDERARAGLFLAMQYPSEISGVTNSDFLRSAINSRREEGSEISLIRFIRQMEAKMKELEMNPEFLHRYLNEGFSGGEKKRNEILQMMMLDPKIVILDEIDSGLDIDALKIVAEGVNSMRSPERGFLVITHYQRLLNYIKPDFVHVMMQGRIVKSGGPELAERLEAEGYEWVKEELGIEDETVGQEA